One window from the genome of Cyclobacterium amurskyense encodes:
- the mtaB gene encoding tRNA (N(6)-L-threonylcarbamoyladenosine(37)-C(2))-methylthiotransferase MtaB — MKKVAFYTLGCKLNYAETSTISRMFEKKGYKKVGFEETPDIFIVNTCSVTENADKKCKKIVKEAKKISPNGFIAIIGCYAQLKPQEIATISGVDAVLGAAEKFRLIELLDDFAAGQEAKVYASSIAEAEEFNNAYSIHDRTRTFLKVQDGCNYGCAFCTIPLARGKSRSDTIINIVAAANEIAATEVKEIVITGVNIGDFGIHNGKRKEKFIDLIQALDKVSGIDRFRISSIEPNLLTNEAITFVAQSKHFVPHFHVPLQSGSNTILRKMGRRYLRELYEDRVSKIKGLMPHCCIGVDVIVGFPGETEELFLETYEFLKELPISYLHVFTYSERANTRAAEMDEVVPMKTRNKRSKMLRILSEKKKRAFYEENLGKTYTVLFEGDVEDGKMHGFTENYIRVSAKYDPLLINELKNVTLVNINEKGSVDVFEPETEEIHH; from the coding sequence TTGAAAAAAGTAGCATTCTATACCCTCGGTTGCAAATTAAATTATGCAGAGACCTCTACCATCAGCCGCATGTTTGAAAAAAAGGGCTATAAAAAGGTGGGGTTTGAGGAAACCCCTGACATTTTTATTGTCAACACTTGTTCGGTTACTGAAAATGCCGATAAGAAATGCAAGAAAATCGTAAAGGAGGCTAAAAAAATATCCCCAAATGGTTTTATTGCTATTATAGGATGCTATGCCCAACTCAAACCTCAGGAGATTGCCACTATCTCTGGCGTTGATGCTGTATTAGGAGCCGCAGAAAAATTCCGATTAATAGAATTGCTAGATGATTTTGCTGCTGGTCAGGAAGCTAAGGTCTATGCTTCATCAATAGCAGAAGCGGAAGAATTTAACAATGCCTATAGCATACATGATCGAACCCGTACTTTTTTAAAGGTTCAGGATGGATGCAATTACGGCTGTGCTTTTTGCACAATTCCTTTGGCAAGAGGAAAAAGCAGAAGCGACACCATTATTAATATAGTGGCTGCCGCCAATGAGATTGCAGCTACCGAAGTAAAGGAAATAGTAATAACAGGGGTTAATATAGGAGACTTCGGTATCCACAATGGTAAAAGAAAGGAAAAGTTTATAGATCTGATTCAGGCTCTAGATAAGGTATCAGGAATTGACCGATTCCGTATTTCCTCTATAGAACCAAATTTACTAACCAATGAGGCCATCACATTTGTGGCCCAATCCAAACACTTTGTACCCCACTTCCATGTTCCTCTACAGTCTGGAAGCAATACCATTTTAAGGAAAATGGGGCGCCGCTACCTGAGAGAACTTTATGAAGACCGGGTTAGCAAAATTAAAGGCTTGATGCCTCACTGTTGTATAGGTGTAGACGTGATCGTAGGTTTTCCTGGGGAAACTGAAGAATTGTTCCTTGAGACTTACGAGTTCCTTAAAGAACTCCCCATTTCTTACCTACATGTATTTACTTACTCTGAAAGAGCCAACACCCGGGCTGCCGAGATGGATGAGGTTGTCCCAATGAAAACAAGGAATAAACGCTCAAAAATGCTCAGAATTCTTTCTGAAAAGAAAAAAAGGGCTTTTTATGAAGAAAATCTAGGTAAAACGTATACCGTTCTATTTGAAGGAGATGTGGAAGATGGTAAAATGCACGGTTTTACAGAAAACTACATTAGAGTAAGTGCCAAATATGATCCGCTTTTAATTAATGAATTAAAAAATGTGACATTGGTTAATATAAATGAAAAAGGTAGTGTTGATGTTTTTGAACCTGAAACTGAAGAAATTCACCACTAA
- a CDS encoding neutral/alkaline non-lysosomal ceramidase N-terminal domain-containing protein — protein MKSFILSHQQVIFSTCLLLFLSISYQGFSQKSIGWKTGTDKINITPSQALWMAGYGHRDHTAEGKYGDLWVKVLALEDAKGNQTVIVTSDLLGLPKNLSDGIREAAKKKYGLEKSQIALNSSHTHSAPVLGKSLFDIYPMNPQQRKDVEDYTDKLQGDIVVSIGKALSKLRPSKLYSNNGTARFQVNRRNNKESEVHLSTDLNGPMDHAVPVIKVTDENDQITTVLFGYACHPTVLSGYQWSGDYPGYAQEVVEKNYPGVMAMFFQGAGGDQNPLPRRTLPLAKQYGTVLAATVERVLSEDMMPLGSELGSAYKEIDLDIEDPLSKEELNKMINEESGYLKRWAQRMLGEIEAGNKLPSSYPFPVQIIKIGEQPIFTMGGEVTVGYANRLKEMFGPDVFVMTYTNDVMSYIPTEVILKEGGYEGHTSQMVYGLPNKWKPGLEEQILTAFDELASKLAIQRKK, from the coding sequence ATGAAAAGCTTCATTTTATCTCACCAACAGGTTATCTTTTCCACTTGTCTGTTATTGTTTTTATCTATCAGTTATCAAGGCTTTTCTCAAAAGTCAATTGGCTGGAAAACGGGAACAGATAAAATCAACATAACACCCAGCCAAGCATTATGGATGGCTGGATATGGCCATAGAGATCATACAGCAGAAGGAAAGTACGGTGACCTTTGGGTAAAAGTTTTAGCCTTAGAAGATGCGAAAGGAAACCAAACAGTAATTGTCACTTCGGATCTTCTTGGCTTGCCTAAGAACCTATCTGATGGGATTCGCGAGGCAGCAAAAAAGAAATATGGGCTAGAAAAGTCCCAAATTGCACTGAACAGTAGTCATACCCACTCTGCACCTGTACTTGGAAAATCCTTGTTTGATATCTACCCAATGAATCCTCAGCAACGAAAAGATGTAGAAGATTACACAGATAAACTGCAAGGGGATATAGTAGTAAGCATAGGCAAAGCTCTTTCTAAATTACGTCCTTCAAAGCTTTATTCAAATAATGGAACGGCAAGATTTCAAGTAAATAGAAGAAACAATAAGGAAAGTGAAGTTCATTTGTCTACGGATTTGAATGGACCAATGGACCATGCTGTGCCCGTTATAAAAGTAACAGATGAAAATGATCAAATTACTACGGTCCTTTTTGGTTATGCCTGTCATCCTACTGTCTTAAGTGGCTATCAATGGTCTGGAGATTATCCGGGATATGCCCAGGAGGTAGTTGAGAAAAATTACCCAGGTGTTATGGCCATGTTTTTCCAAGGTGCTGGGGGTGATCAAAATCCATTACCAAGAAGAACCCTACCTTTAGCTAAACAGTATGGCACAGTACTGGCTGCCACTGTAGAGAGGGTTTTATCTGAAGACATGATGCCATTGGGTTCAGAGCTAGGAAGTGCCTATAAAGAAATAGACCTTGATATAGAAGACCCTCTTAGTAAGGAAGAACTCAATAAAATGATCAATGAGGAGAGTGGCTACCTGAAGAGGTGGGCACAACGAATGCTAGGAGAAATAGAAGCTGGAAATAAGCTACCCTCCTCCTACCCTTTCCCAGTTCAAATCATTAAAATTGGTGAGCAACCAATCTTCACTATGGGAGGTGAAGTAACTGTAGGCTATGCCAATAGACTTAAAGAAATGTTTGGCCCGGATGTCTTTGTAATGACCTACACCAATGATGTAATGAGTTATATCCCAACAGAAGTTATACTAAAAGAAGGTGGATACGAAGGACATACTTCTCAAATGGTTTATGGATTGCCTAATAAATGGAAACCAGGATTAGAAGAACAGATTCTAACAGCATTTGATGAACTTGCTTCAAAATTAGCAATTCAAAGAAAAAAATAA
- a CDS encoding 3-keto-disaccharide hydrolase produces the protein MVNFKNYIRLIAIILLAGAFSSQELLAQSTNYEILFDGSSLDKWQSKNNPSSAMKGWKIDGGTLFMDGKGGGDIITKEKYGDFELVFEFNLTENANSGIKYFVDTIYNEKTGKMMINGPEYQIIDDYNYKGVKDDPNGSTSTGAAYLFYPPKNKQLKPAGSWNQGKIIAKGKKVSHWLNGKKLLSYTRGNKDYLKKKSENKFKDDKNYGELKEGHILITDHGDKVFFRNIKVKRL, from the coding sequence ATGGTAAATTTCAAAAATTACATCCGATTAATCGCAATAATACTCTTAGCTGGCGCTTTCTCCTCTCAGGAATTATTGGCTCAGTCAACAAATTACGAGATACTATTCGATGGGAGCTCTTTAGATAAATGGCAATCAAAAAACAATCCATCCTCAGCCATGAAAGGCTGGAAAATAGATGGTGGCACCCTATTTATGGACGGTAAAGGTGGGGGAGACATCATTACTAAAGAAAAATACGGCGATTTTGAGCTGGTTTTCGAATTTAATCTGACCGAAAATGCCAATAGCGGCATCAAGTACTTTGTAGATACCATCTACAATGAGAAAACTGGGAAAATGATGATCAATGGCCCCGAATATCAGATTATTGATGATTATAATTATAAAGGTGTGAAAGACGATCCCAATGGTTCAACTTCTACTGGAGCTGCCTACCTATTCTATCCGCCTAAAAACAAACAACTAAAGCCTGCTGGAAGTTGGAATCAAGGCAAAATTATAGCCAAAGGAAAGAAAGTGAGCCATTGGTTAAATGGAAAAAAATTATTGAGTTACACTCGTGGTAATAAAGACTATCTGAAGAAAAAATCAGAAAACAAATTTAAGGACGACAAAAACTATGGAGAGCTAAAAGAAGGCCATATTTTGATAACGGATCATGGAGACAAGGTCTTTTTTCGAAATATAAAAGTCAAGAGGCTCTAA
- a CDS encoding BNR-4 repeat-containing protein, protein MITNSKKLFFTIIIALFQFNNAFSQNSVGKDIDPFQPFKIVEDGSWCWFQDERALLIDNKVVFTGVTSKGYNTVSEWNLDDYSSKTTVLTEGSLPADDHNVGSLMLRPDGKLLTVYAGHTIDEFVRYRTTTNPYDISKWTEEAAFAANGKVCYSNTYYLEDADLTYNFFRGNGNNPHYMVSKDYGDSWTFGGRLFEFPGRSYLRYASDGKTRIHFITTDGHPRHMNNNIYHGYVENGNAYRSDGTLVGPLSTTENSKFKPSDFTMVFDGDIDTREDIGWTSDIQLDENGQPYFVFSVTKDPITRGERFNVEKGGFDHRYHYARWANGEWIEDEIAYAGSRLYPSENEYTGLISLNPKDKNILYFSGDVHPVTGDPLLVDGERRYEIFRGERLNEESPWKFTPVTFNSKEDNIRPIVLADDNKEVVMWLTGRYTTYKDYQLKVYGKVIKKKRIVKEEEKNKKITFLISKDPDNYEADLTIPYFAMKLSKESGFETNVILGEGERNAFKLPGLETIVDTDLLVFFLRRVALSSDQMQLIKNHIAAGKPVLGIRTANHAFSVKDGKIPSGYEDWWEFVPEVIGHENMGYGAAKEATQVITEQKAGKKLLKGIPEGKWISQGNLYLMGNSLDSKAKLILSGESDGKTMPIAYTRKSGKSKVFYTSLGFPTDFTHPNFTQLLKNAIDWTLNIK, encoded by the coding sequence ATGATCACCAATTCTAAGAAGCTCTTTTTTACAATTATTATTGCACTGTTTCAGTTCAACAATGCCTTTTCCCAAAATTCGGTAGGAAAAGACATTGACCCTTTCCAACCATTCAAAATTGTAGAAGATGGAAGCTGGTGTTGGTTTCAGGATGAACGGGCACTTTTGATTGATAACAAAGTGGTTTTTACTGGAGTCACGTCCAAAGGTTATAACACTGTCAGTGAATGGAATCTGGATGATTACAGTTCTAAAACCACGGTATTAACGGAAGGTTCACTTCCTGCAGATGACCACAATGTTGGCTCATTAATGCTTAGACCTGATGGAAAACTTCTAACGGTCTATGCTGGACATACCATCGATGAATTCGTAAGGTACAGAACAACGACCAACCCCTATGACATAAGCAAATGGACAGAAGAGGCTGCCTTTGCTGCCAACGGAAAGGTTTGTTACTCGAATACCTATTACCTTGAAGATGCCGACCTTACCTATAATTTCTTTAGAGGCAATGGCAACAATCCGCATTATATGGTCTCCAAAGACTATGGAGATAGCTGGACTTTTGGGGGGAGACTATTCGAATTTCCGGGAAGGTCCTATCTAAGGTATGCTTCAGATGGAAAAACCCGCATCCATTTTATTACCACAGATGGGCATCCAAGACATATGAACAATAATATTTACCATGGTTATGTGGAGAATGGTAATGCTTATAGGTCTGATGGAACATTGGTAGGACCATTAAGTACTACAGAAAACAGCAAATTTAAGCCTTCAGATTTCACTATGGTTTTTGACGGTGATATTGATACCCGTGAAGACATAGGATGGACAAGTGATATTCAATTGGATGAAAACGGACAACCTTATTTTGTTTTCTCTGTCACCAAGGACCCTATTACAAGAGGTGAAAGGTTTAATGTCGAAAAAGGTGGTTTTGACCACAGGTACCATTATGCTAGATGGGCAAATGGAGAATGGATCGAAGATGAAATCGCCTATGCTGGTAGCCGTTTGTATCCTAGTGAAAATGAATATACAGGTCTTATTAGCTTGAACCCAAAAGATAAAAACATCCTTTACTTTTCAGGGGATGTACATCCAGTAACTGGTGATCCATTACTTGTAGATGGTGAAAGAAGATATGAGATATTCAGAGGTGAAAGACTGAATGAAGAAAGTCCTTGGAAATTCACTCCTGTAACTTTTAACTCAAAAGAAGACAATATCAGACCCATAGTTTTGGCTGATGACAATAAAGAAGTGGTAATGTGGTTGACAGGAAGGTACACTACCTATAAAGATTACCAACTTAAGGTGTACGGTAAAGTCATTAAAAAAAAAAGAATAGTTAAGGAGGAGGAAAAGAACAAAAAAATAACCTTTCTCATCAGTAAGGATCCTGACAATTACGAGGCTGACCTCACCATTCCTTACTTTGCAATGAAACTTTCAAAAGAAAGCGGTTTTGAAACCAATGTAATTCTCGGTGAAGGAGAAAGAAATGCTTTTAAATTGCCGGGACTTGAAACCATAGTAGACACTGATCTACTGGTGTTTTTCTTGCGTAGGGTAGCCCTTTCCTCTGACCAAATGCAACTTATTAAAAACCATATTGCAGCAGGAAAACCTGTTCTTGGTATCAGAACTGCCAACCATGCTTTTTCGGTCAAAGATGGAAAAATCCCCTCTGGCTATGAAGACTGGTGGGAATTTGTACCAGAAGTAATCGGCCATGAAAACATGGGTTATGGAGCAGCAAAAGAAGCTACTCAGGTAATCACCGAACAAAAAGCAGGTAAAAAATTATTGAAAGGAATCCCAGAAGGAAAATGGATAAGTCAAGGCAATCTTTATTTAATGGGAAATAGTCTTGACAGTAAAGCAAAATTAATATTAAGCGGTGAGTCCGATGGGAAAACCATGCCTATCGCCTATACCAGAAAATCAGGTAAGTCAAAGGTGTTTTATACTTCCCTGGGTTTCCCTACAGACTTTACCCACCCCAATTTTACCCAATTGTTGAAAAATGCAATTGACTGGACTTTAAACATAAAATAA
- a CDS encoding zinc-binding alcohol dehydrogenase family protein → MKVISCEHPGLFVYKEAKIPQPQKGEVLVSIRKLGVCGTDLHAFAGNQAFFTYPRILGHEIAAQVEVPNGSALQPNDPVVVIPYLHCGHCSACSSGKTNCCEKLKVLGVHTDGAMQEYMALPASILIPTPQLSWDEMAIVEPLSVAAHSVRRAGLKKGDKVLVMGCGPIGLAIMVFAQLAGAEVTALDINSWRLGLAQNEFKAKHTINAKEMDASLKEQCKNGFTAVFDATGNKTAMESGPYYVAHGGKYILVGLFKDQLSFHHPSIHAKELTLLCSRNATKEDFIYVIQTLESKKFPTHSYTTDKFLFSQTKEKFPHLTNTENQVIKALIEY, encoded by the coding sequence ATGAAAGTAATTAGCTGTGAGCATCCGGGTCTGTTTGTATATAAAGAAGCTAAAATACCACAACCTCAAAAGGGGGAAGTATTGGTTAGCATTAGAAAACTAGGTGTTTGTGGAACTGATTTACATGCCTTTGCTGGTAATCAGGCTTTTTTTACTTATCCAAGAATCCTTGGGCATGAAATAGCAGCCCAGGTAGAAGTACCCAATGGATCAGCCTTGCAGCCAAATGATCCTGTGGTAGTCATCCCCTATCTACATTGTGGGCATTGTAGCGCCTGTAGTTCAGGAAAGACCAATTGCTGCGAAAAACTTAAAGTGCTGGGTGTACATACCGATGGGGCCATGCAGGAATATATGGCTCTGCCTGCATCTATTCTAATACCTACCCCACAGCTAAGTTGGGATGAAATGGCCATTGTAGAACCCTTATCTGTAGCTGCCCATTCAGTAAGAAGAGCTGGATTGAAAAAAGGAGACAAAGTATTGGTAATGGGCTGCGGACCTATTGGCTTGGCCATAATGGTATTTGCTCAGCTTGCCGGAGCGGAAGTTACTGCACTAGACATCAATTCCTGGAGGTTAGGTCTAGCTCAAAATGAATTTAAAGCCAAGCATACCATAAATGCCAAGGAAATGGATGCAAGCTTAAAAGAACAATGCAAAAATGGCTTTACAGCTGTATTTGATGCCACAGGCAATAAAACCGCAATGGAATCAGGGCCTTATTATGTAGCTCATGGTGGTAAATACATTTTGGTTGGGCTATTTAAAGATCAATTGTCCTTTCATCACCCATCCATTCATGCCAAAGAATTGACCCTGCTGTGCAGTAGGAATGCAACCAAAGAGGATTTTATATATGTCATTCAAACTTTAGAGAGTAAGAAATTCCCCACCCATAGTTACACTACGGATAAGTTCCTCTTTTCGCAGACCAAAGAAAAATTTCCTCACCTAACCAATACTGAAAATCAGGTTATAAAAGCATTAATAGAATATTAA
- a CDS encoding DUF3857 domain-containing protein, with protein MVFSRILVSFIILALSPLFLFSQEMRFGKYNDFEFNFNEVSFDPEADAVVLQESCYNLFSGIVLGSKIHRRIKILKESGKEQADVTLRYFKGDDNIQDLFKIKAQTINLINGEIQIEKLSKGDFYEVDAGDGWKEIRFTFPGVQIGSIIDFSYEKTDKSIVSLEGWVFQNEIPTLKSIYDITFPSFLRYKNLTQGLKTITHNYQTKTKGNYRWELENLNAFKTEPYMAHYKDYLEKIDFQLDGYEFREMDGYGTDLNKYEQLFQSWQDLAEYFTNRTEFKSYLEPKKKQAEITDINSNELDTLQLANNIYKHVTSQYKFSGLSSIVPTKKLNETISSKNGSRAEINLSLIAHLRHYGILAYPLLISSKGNGRSNLVPFPFIDQFNHLIAVSLIGNKVFYLDATNSDIPFGFLPSDFLVYQGFLMIEENSGLMDIKIPHSSGYNVFSNLELGKNSIKRESTIKVMDFDYILNSGLFNEINESNDVFQTKLLPKSGNPEVIQTISITENDKKENGLLINYTATKELDSGKNLYITPFQLLRWEPNPFVRASRVFPVDFNYIFTDRYATKIEIPEGYVLDDFPENASMTLPSGAVSFNFNVNVMKNTAIVNSIISVKNHIIDANEYPDLKYLMDIISSKFKEPMVFIKKSNNTEIDKPSE; from the coding sequence ATGGTTTTTTCAAGAATTTTAGTATCATTCATTATTTTGGCATTATCTCCACTATTTTTATTTTCCCAAGAAATGCGTTTTGGGAAGTACAATGACTTTGAATTTAACTTCAATGAAGTCTCATTTGACCCTGAAGCAGATGCCGTGGTATTGCAGGAATCCTGCTACAATTTATTCTCTGGCATTGTGCTGGGAAGCAAGATACACCGGAGAATTAAAATACTTAAAGAAAGTGGCAAAGAACAAGCAGACGTCACCTTAAGGTACTTTAAAGGAGACGACAATATTCAAGATCTCTTTAAGATTAAAGCACAAACGATTAACTTAATAAATGGAGAAATTCAAATTGAAAAATTATCCAAAGGTGATTTTTACGAGGTAGATGCTGGTGATGGCTGGAAAGAAATAAGGTTTACCTTCCCCGGTGTGCAAATTGGGTCTATTATTGACTTTTCTTATGAAAAAACGGATAAATCCATCGTTTCACTGGAAGGCTGGGTATTTCAAAATGAGATCCCCACTCTAAAATCAATTTATGATATCACCTTCCCATCTTTTTTGAGGTATAAAAATTTGACACAGGGGCTTAAGACCATTACCCATAATTATCAAACCAAAACAAAAGGCAATTATCGCTGGGAGCTAGAAAACCTGAATGCATTCAAGACTGAGCCTTATATGGCACATTACAAAGACTATTTGGAGAAAATCGATTTCCAGTTAGATGGGTATGAGTTCAGGGAAATGGATGGCTATGGTACAGATTTAAATAAATACGAGCAATTATTCCAATCCTGGCAGGATTTAGCAGAATATTTCACAAATCGGACTGAATTTAAAAGCTACTTAGAACCTAAAAAGAAGCAAGCTGAAATTACCGACATTAACAGCAATGAGTTAGATACGCTTCAACTTGCAAACAATATTTACAAGCATGTAACCTCCCAATACAAATTTAGCGGCTTATCCTCCATTGTACCCACTAAAAAGCTTAATGAAACAATCTCTAGCAAAAATGGCAGCAGGGCAGAAATAAATTTATCACTAATTGCCCACTTAAGACATTATGGGATTCTAGCTTATCCATTACTTATAAGTAGCAAAGGTAATGGACGATCCAATCTGGTACCATTTCCATTTATAGATCAATTTAATCATCTAATCGCCGTTTCATTAATAGGCAATAAAGTTTTTTATTTGGATGCAACCAATTCAGATATTCCCTTTGGCTTTCTACCCTCTGATTTTCTTGTTTATCAAGGCTTTCTGATGATAGAAGAAAACAGTGGGCTTATGGACATCAAAATCCCCCATTCCTCCGGATACAATGTTTTTTCTAATTTAGAGCTAGGAAAAAATTCCATAAAAAGAGAGTCGACAATAAAAGTGATGGATTTTGATTACATCTTGAATTCTGGCCTTTTTAACGAAATAAACGAATCGAACGATGTCTTCCAAACTAAACTATTGCCCAAATCAGGTAACCCAGAAGTAATACAAACCATTTCAATTACGGAAAACGATAAAAAAGAGAATGGATTATTAATTAATTACACAGCTACCAAAGAACTAGATTCAGGTAAAAACCTATACATAACTCCTTTTCAGTTATTGCGCTGGGAACCCAATCCTTTTGTTAGAGCAAGCCGTGTATTCCCAGTAGATTTCAATTATATTTTCACTGACAGGTATGCAACAAAAATCGAAATTCCTGAAGGATATGTACTAGATGATTTTCCGGAAAATGCCTCCATGACCCTCCCAAGCGGAGCTGTCTCCTTCAATTTTAATGTTAATGTAATGAAGAACACAGCCATAGTGAATTCCATCATATCGGTTAAAAACCATATTATTGACGCAAATGAATACCCCGACCTGAAATACCTGATGGATATCATATCAAGCAAGTTTAAAGAACCAATGGTATTTATAAAAAAATCAAACAATACAGAAATCGACAAACCTTCAGAATAA
- a CDS encoding glutamine synthetase III family protein, which translates to MATLRQKALMKVQGRAKLTAVAPSLKISDYFGSQVFGLKEMQETLASPVFKKVKTAIEKGTKIDMSTADEIATAVKGWAMSKGATHYTHWFQPLTGSTAEKHDTFFDAMAGMERFKGSTLVQQEPDASSFPNGGIRTTFEARGYTAWDPSSPIFIFDQTLCIPTIFVSYTGEALDFKTPLIRSTEAINAAAVEICQYFDRNVKKVNPSLGVEQEYFVVDRALYATRPDLVMAGRTVFGHNPARGQQLDDHYFGSIPSRVKEYMKDFEIEALKLGIPVSTRHNEVAPGQFEVAPLFEDINKATDHNLLLMEVMEKVAEKHGLKVLFHEKPFAGLNGSGKHNNWSLITDTGVNLFQPSNSARENLQFLCFLVATIKAVYVNADLLRASIASAGNDFRLGANEAPPAIISIFLGSTLTEILDELEKNGNLKIEKGDNMYMKLGISKIPEIILDNTDRNRTSPFAFTGNKFEFRAVGSTANPAGPMTALNVIVADILMDMKRDIDKEISGGKEKKLAIVNVLRKYIKESKKVRFEGDGYSEEWAQEAEKRGLSNLKSTAHALDVLISKQVTDLYKKHNVLNERELHARHEIRLENYIMKVQIESRVMGDLALNHIIPTAILYQNKLIANANGLKGLGLDHSAAIETIEEISKHIESLKSDVGNMVEARKRVNKEEDITAKAKLYSDDVKDAYFDKIRYAVDKLELLVDDESWPLVKYREMLFLK; encoded by the coding sequence ATGGCAACATTAAGACAAAAAGCGTTAATGAAAGTGCAAGGCAGAGCTAAGTTAACTGCAGTGGCACCTTCTTTAAAAATTTCTGATTATTTCGGTTCTCAGGTATTTGGCTTAAAAGAGATGCAGGAAACCTTAGCTAGTCCTGTTTTCAAAAAAGTCAAAACTGCGATTGAAAAGGGAACAAAAATAGATATGTCCACTGCTGATGAAATCGCAACTGCAGTAAAAGGATGGGCCATGTCCAAAGGTGCAACGCACTATACTCACTGGTTTCAACCATTAACAGGATCAACAGCTGAAAAGCACGATACTTTTTTCGATGCAATGGCAGGAATGGAGAGATTTAAAGGTAGCACATTGGTTCAACAAGAGCCTGATGCATCTTCTTTTCCTAATGGTGGTATAAGAACTACTTTCGAAGCACGTGGATACACTGCTTGGGATCCTAGTTCACCAATATTTATTTTCGACCAAACGCTTTGTATACCAACTATATTTGTTTCTTATACTGGCGAAGCACTTGATTTTAAAACACCTCTTATCAGATCTACCGAGGCAATTAATGCCGCTGCAGTAGAAATCTGTCAGTATTTTGACAGAAATGTAAAGAAGGTGAATCCTTCTTTGGGGGTTGAACAAGAATATTTTGTTGTAGATAGAGCACTATATGCAACACGTCCAGATCTAGTAATGGCTGGAAGAACCGTTTTCGGTCACAATCCAGCTAGAGGTCAGCAATTGGATGATCATTATTTCGGCTCTATACCTTCTAGGGTTAAGGAGTATATGAAGGACTTTGAAATTGAAGCTTTGAAATTAGGTATTCCTGTTTCTACGCGTCACAACGAAGTTGCTCCAGGACAGTTTGAAGTTGCTCCTTTATTTGAGGACATCAATAAAGCTACTGACCACAACCTATTGTTGATGGAGGTTATGGAAAAAGTGGCTGAAAAGCATGGTCTTAAAGTGCTATTCCATGAGAAGCCATTTGCAGGACTTAATGGTAGTGGTAAGCACAACAACTGGTCTTTAATCACAGACACAGGAGTTAACCTTTTTCAGCCAAGTAATTCAGCTAGAGAAAATCTTCAGTTCTTGTGCTTCTTGGTAGCTACTATCAAAGCAGTATATGTAAATGCAGATTTACTTAGAGCAAGTATTGCATCAGCTGGTAATGATTTCAGATTAGGAGCAAATGAAGCACCTCCTGCGATTATCTCTATTTTCTTGGGAAGTACATTGACTGAGATTCTTGACGAATTGGAGAAAAATGGCAACTTGAAAATAGAAAAAGGGGACAACATGTATATGAAATTGGGGATTTCTAAAATTCCTGAAATCATTCTTGACAATACCGATAGAAATAGAACTTCTCCTTTTGCCTTTACAGGAAATAAATTTGAATTTAGGGCAGTAGGATCCACTGCAAACCCTGCAGGTCCAATGACTGCGCTTAATGTAATCGTTGCTGATATCCTTATGGATATGAAACGAGATATCGATAAGGAAATTAGTGGTGGTAAAGAAAAGAAACTTGCCATTGTTAATGTACTTAGAAAATATATTAAGGAAAGTAAAAAAGTTCGTTTTGAAGGTGATGGCTATTCTGAAGAATGGGCACAAGAAGCTGAGAAAAGAGGACTTTCTAACCTTAAGAGCACTGCTCATGCCTTGGATGTTCTTATTTCTAAGCAAGTAACAGATCTTTACAAAAAACACAATGTGTTGAACGAAAGAGAGCTACATGCAAGACATGAAATCAGATTGGAGAATTATATAATGAAAGTTCAAATTGAATCACGTGTTATGGGTGATTTGGCTTTGAACCACATTATTCCAACAGCTATTTTATACCAAAACAAGCTTATTGCAAATGCAAACGGTTTGAAAGGTTTAGGTTTGGACCATTCTGCAGCTATTGAGACAATTGAAGAAATCTCTAAACATATTGAATCACTCAAATCTGATGTGGGAAATATGGTTGAAGCTAGGAAGCGTGTAAATAAAGAAGAAGACATTACTGCTAAAGCCAAGCTTTATAGTGATGACGTAAAAGACGCCTACTTCGATAAAATCAGATATGCAGTAGACAAACTTGAATTACTAGTGGACGACGAATCTTGGCCATTGGTGAAATACAGAGAGATGCTCTTTCTGAAATAA